GATCAACGGTCTCGTCGAGGCGATGTACACCCACGCCCAGCCGCTGGACATTCCCGGCCCGGCCGTCGACATCGTCGGCACGGGTGGCGACCGCGCCAAGACGGTCAACATCTCGACGATGTCCGCCATCGTGATCGCGGGCGCCGGCGCGAAGGTCGTCAAGCACGGCAACCGGGCGTCGTCCTCGGCGAGCGGCTCCTCCGACGTGCTGGAGAAGCTCGGCATCAACCTGGACCTGTCGCCGCAGGGCGTGGCGCGGGTGGTGGACGAGGCCGGGATCACCTTCTGCTTCGCGGCCAAGTTCCACCCCTCGATGCGGTTCGTCGGTGGCGTACGGCGGGACCTGGGCATCCCGACCTCGTTCAACCTCCTCGGCCCGCTGACCAACCCCGCCCGCGTCACCGCCTCGGCCGTCGGCTGCTTCGACACCCGGATGGCGGGGCTCATCGCCGGCGTACTGGCCGAGCGCGGCTCGTCGGCGCTGGTGTTCCGCGGCGACGACGGCCTCGACGAGCTGACGACGACGGCCACCTCGCGGGTGTGGGTGGTCCGCGACGGCAAGGTGACCGAGGAGGCCTTCGACCCGCGCGACGTCGGCCTCGACCTGGTGCCCGTGGAGGCGCTGCGCGGCGCGGACGCGTCGTACAACGCGGAGGTCGCCCGGCGCCTGCTGGACGGCGAGACGGGGCCGGTGCGGGAGGCCGTACTGCTCAACTCGGCGGCGGCGCTGGTGGCGTTCGAGCAGACGGACGCTCCGCTCACGGAGCAGATCCGGGTCGGCATGGCGAAGGCGGCGGAGTCGATCGACTCGGGCGCGGCCAAGCGGACGCTGGAGCGGTGGGTGGCTGCCAGCAACGCCTGACCCGGCACATGTGACGCAGGGCGCAGTCCAGGATCCGGACTGCGCCCTTGCGCATCGAAGATCGTATGGCAGGATGTTGGACCAGGTCATGAGTGACAGTCATGAGGCCCCGGCCGACTGTCCGGCAACCCTCCGTCCGTGGCGGGGTGCCCCGGGTGAAGACCAGGCCGTAGGCAGCGAGGTCTACGGCAAGCGCGGGCCCCTCTCGAAACCAGGGGTCCTGGTCGTTCGAGGGAGTCTTCCGTGAGCAAGCGAATGCGATAGGGCCGCTGAGCCCCGCTTCCGCACACCCTTTTCTCTTTCCTGCATGCCTCTCCACTCGCATGCCTCTCACGGGAGTTCGCCATGTCTGTCTCCACCGCTGCCGCCGACCAGTCCGTTTGCACCCCCCTGCCCGTTCTGGGCCGGGATGTCACCGTCCCGCTCGTGACCGGTGGCGAGGTCACCTACGCCGCGCTCGACTACGCCGCCAGCGCCCCCACCCTTCAGCGCGTCTGGGACGACGTGGCCGCCTACGCGCCGTACTACGGCAGCGTCCACCGCGGTGCCGGGTACCTCTCCCAGCTGTCCACCGACCTGTTCGAGAACGCCCGCAGGACGGTCGCCGAGTTCCTGGACTGCCGGGACAGCGACCAGGTCGTGTTCACCCGGTCCACCACCGACTCGCTGAACCTGCTCGCCGCCGCCCTCCCGGCCGACTGCCAGGTCTTCGTCTTCGAGACCGAGCATCACGCCTCCCTGCTGCCCTGGCGCGACGCCCGCGTCACCTACCTCAACGCGCCCCGCACCCCGCGCCAGGCCGTCGAGACCCTGGAGCGGGCCCTCGCCGACCGCACTGTGTCGATCGAAGGGGGCTACGGCCCGGCCCTGGTCTGCGTCACCGGCGCCTCGAACGTCACCGGTGAGCTGTGGCCGGTCCGCGAACTGGCCGCCGCCGCCCACGCGCACGGCGCCCGCATCGTGCTCGACGCCGCGCAGCTCGCCCCGCACCACCCGGTGAGCGTCCAGGACCTCGACGTCGACTGGGTCGCCTTCTCCGGGCACAAGCTGTACGCCCCCTTCGGCTCGGGCGTCCTGGCCGGCCGCGCCGACTGGCTGCGCGAGGCCGAGCCGTACCTCGCGGGCGGCGGCGCCAGCCGTAAGGTCTCCCGGCGCGAGGACGGGGGAGTGGACGTCGAGTGGCACGAGAGCGCCGCCCGGCACGAGGCCGGCTCCCCGAACGTCATCGGCGCCTACTCCATCGCCTCCGCCTGCAAGGCCCTCACCGAGGCCGGGTTCGACGACCTGGTCGCGCGGGAGCAGTACCTGATCGAGAAGGTGCGCGCGGGTCTCGCCGAGGTCCCCGAGGTGCGGGTCCTCTCCCTCTTCGGTGACGACGCCCCGCGCGTCGGCGTGATCTCCTTCGTCGTCGACGGCTGGAACAGCTCCCACTTCGCCGCCGCCCTCTCCGCCGAGTACGGCATCGGGGTGCGGGACGGGCTGTTCTGCGCGCACCCGCTGGTCCGGACGCTGCTGGGCAGCGACCCGCAGACGCAGGGCGAGTGCGGCGCCCCGGAGGCGGCACCCGGCGAGAAGTCCCTCAACGCCATCCGGGTGAGCTTCGGGGCCGGTACGCCGGACGAGCACGTCGAACGGTTCGTGAACGCCGTGAAGGAGCTCGTGACGGACGGTGCCCGGTGGAACTACCGCACGGAGGACGGCCGTTGCGTGCCCGACACCTCCGCTACCTCCGCATGAAGCCCCGGCGCCGGTAGCCGGGCGCCCAGCAGAATCATCCGCAGGGCGCGTTCGGTGGCGTCCGTGAGGAGTTCGGAGGCCCGCACGAGGGCCTCCGCCAGGGCCATCGGCGCCGGCAGGATCCCGCTGAAGGCGTCCACGCCGGGCACGTCGTAGGCGCCCTCGCCGAGCGTGCCCGCCAGCGCGAGCACCGGGCGACCCGACAGCTTGGCCCGGCGGGCCACCTCGGCCGGGACCTTCCCGCGGGGCGTCTGGTGGTCCATGGCGCCCTCGGCGGTGACGACCAGGTCGGCGCGGGCCAGGCGGGCGTCCAGGTCGAGGTGGGCCAGCAGCACCTCGAAGCGGGGGAGCAGCCGGGCGCCCAGCGCGGCGAGGCCGGCGCCCAGGCCGCCGGACGCGCCGGTGCCGGGGCCGCCGTACAGGTCCGTGTCCACGACACCCAGGTCTCGGGTGAGGACGCGCGCCCAGTTCTCCAGGCCCGCCGACAACTCCTCCACCTGCGCGGGCGTCGCCCCCTTCTGCGGGCCGAAGACACGGGCCACGCCG
Above is a window of Streptomyces sp. DT2A-34 DNA encoding:
- the trpD gene encoding anthranilate phosphoribosyltransferase produces the protein MSAVTPAGGDIAAGRSWPEVLSALLGGQDLSAGDTAWAMDRFMSGEASDAQIAGFMVALRAKGETVEEINGLVEAMYTHAQPLDIPGPAVDIVGTGGDRAKTVNISTMSAIVIAGAGAKVVKHGNRASSSASGSSDVLEKLGINLDLSPQGVARVVDEAGITFCFAAKFHPSMRFVGGVRRDLGIPTSFNLLGPLTNPARVTASAVGCFDTRMAGLIAGVLAERGSSALVFRGDDGLDELTTTATSRVWVVRDGKVTEEAFDPRDVGLDLVPVEALRGADASYNAEVARRLLDGETGPVREAVLLNSAAALVAFEQTDAPLTEQIRVGMAKAAESIDSGAAKRTLERWVAASNA
- a CDS encoding aminotransferase class V-fold PLP-dependent enzyme, yielding MSVSTAAADQSVCTPLPVLGRDVTVPLVTGGEVTYAALDYAASAPTLQRVWDDVAAYAPYYGSVHRGAGYLSQLSTDLFENARRTVAEFLDCRDSDQVVFTRSTTDSLNLLAAALPADCQVFVFETEHHASLLPWRDARVTYLNAPRTPRQAVETLERALADRTVSIEGGYGPALVCVTGASNVTGELWPVRELAAAAHAHGARIVLDAAQLAPHHPVSVQDLDVDWVAFSGHKLYAPFGSGVLAGRADWLREAEPYLAGGGASRKVSRREDGGVDVEWHESAARHEAGSPNVIGAYSIASACKALTEAGFDDLVAREQYLIEKVRAGLAEVPEVRVLSLFGDDAPRVGVISFVVDGWNSSHFAAALSAEYGIGVRDGLFCAHPLVRTLLGSDPQTQGECGAPEAAPGEKSLNAIRVSFGAGTPDEHVERFVNAVKELVTDGARWNYRTEDGRCVPDTSATSA